A genomic window from Camarhynchus parvulus chromosome 27, STF_HiC, whole genome shotgun sequence includes:
- the LOC115913820 gene encoding basic proline-rich protein-like: protein MARYPREGTQSPPSPGRAPGPSPGTRAAPPNPGEPSRSRESPRTPHRDPGPQAEPPDYRESPRTPGRASKPGGTSPIPGRAPGPRQSPRPPGRTPRLPGEPRTPGRAPGPRTEPPAPGEPPDPGRAPRPHPCPPAPSSSRCPGLPRCPRSPPGREAPVPRSPRRPPPGRA, encoded by the coding sequence ATGGCCCGGTACCCGCGggagggcacacagagccccccGAGCCCGGGCAGAGCCCCCGGACCGAGCCCCGGAACCCGGGCAGCGCCTCCAAACCCGGGGGAACCTTCCCGATCCCGGGAGAGCCCCCGGACCCCGCACAGAGACCCCGGACCCCAGGCAGAGCCCCCCGACTACCGGGAGAGTCCCCGGACCCCGGGCAGAGCCTCCAAACCCGGGGGAACCTCCCCGATCCCGGGCAGAGCCCCCGGACCCCGGCAGAGCCCCCGACCCCCGGGCAGAACCCCCCGACTCCCGGGAGAGCCCCGGACGCCGGGCAGAGCCCCCGGACCCCgcacagagcccccagccccaggggaacCCCCCGACCCGGGCAGAGCCCCCCGGCCCCATCCGTGCCCGCccgccccctcctcctcccgctgcccggggctcccccGGTGCCCCCGCTCCCCTCCGGGCCGTGAGGCGCCCGtgccccgctccccgcgccgcccaccgccgggccgggcctAG